One genomic window of Bacillus mycoides includes the following:
- a CDS encoding tungsten formylmethanofuran dehydrogenase → MKVKNLILLAVSLMFVAGGAAGCTTKEKQVDSKISIEQNKKEDYEENLAYLMKDVSEQSKVISDILTGQKSVEEKKKEFDLASKDLLETSEKVKKLKHDEKYKDVQFTMDTAMGLLDMSLKSIGDGLELKDKKLIEIGNDAVVKASKKIDEANEMMKDIK, encoded by the coding sequence TTGAAGGTAAAGAATCTAATATTATTAGCAGTTTCACTTATGTTTGTAGCAGGGGGAGCAGCAGGGTGTACTACAAAAGAAAAACAAGTAGACAGTAAAATTTCTATTGAGCAAAATAAGAAAGAAGACTATGAAGAAAACTTAGCCTATCTGATGAAAGATGTTTCTGAACAGTCAAAGGTCATAAGTGACATATTAACAGGCCAAAAGTCAGTAGAAGAGAAGAAGAAAGAATTTGATTTAGCTTCTAAGGACTTACTTGAAACATCTGAAAAGGTTAAAAAATTAAAGCATGACGAAAAGTATAAAGATGTGCAGTTTACAATGGATACTGCTATGGGTTTACTAGATATGTCACTTAAATCAATTGGAGACGGTCTAGAATTAAAAGATAAAAAATTAATAGAAATAGGTAATGATGCAGTAGTCAAAGCTT
- a CDS encoding uridine kinase family protein encodes MKKLLQEIINWISMTDEQIVIGISGHGAAGKTTFANKLINQLNQNKVNYINTDPYIVSSNVRKYTNIHYTYQNENHYDKMTACHPSAHHLSALERDVQMVRAGLDFYTMDTHYIKSELISSKNKVTIVEGMSVAFINPNLFDLKIYFYTDGETELMRRSSRDIIERGADINYLRKSHEERRIQYEVFMHPYSQSFNIIIKNSNETICLEKNTFEFYKV; translated from the coding sequence ATGAAAAAGTTATTACAAGAAATTATAAATTGGATTAGTATGACCGATGAACAGATTGTTATTGGCATTTCAGGACACGGTGCTGCCGGAAAAACAACGTTCGCCAATAAGCTCATAAACCAATTAAATCAAAATAAAGTGAATTATATTAATACAGATCCATACATTGTTAGTTCAAATGTACGAAAGTATACAAATATCCACTATACATATCAGAATGAAAATCATTATGATAAAATGACAGCTTGTCATCCATCAGCCCATCATTTGTCTGCGTTAGAAAGAGATGTTCAAATGGTAAGAGCTGGTTTAGATTTTTATACAATGGATACACATTATATAAAAAGTGAGTTAATTTCTTCGAAAAATAAGGTGACGATTGTAGAAGGAATGAGTGTCGCATTTATTAATCCAAATTTATTTGATTTGAAAATTTACTTCTATACAGATGGAGAAACAGAATTAATGAGAAGGTCTAGCCGTGATATTATTGAAAGAGGAGCCGATATTAATTATTTAAGGAAGTCTCATGAAGAACGTCGGATTCAGTATGAAGTGTTTATGCATCCGTATAGTCAAAGTTTTAATATTATTATCAAAAATTCCAATGAAACAATATGTTTAGAAAAAAATACATTTGAGTTTTATAAAGTTTAA
- a CDS encoding IS4-like element ISBce2 family transposase, with amino-acid sequence MNMHQKQELSLFAEELYRYMSPARLNQLAIEAGGMKRKRKCHGHHFLSLCVWLNQQIATTSLTQLCSQLETSTGILLSPEGLNRRFNSASVAFFRNVFTTLLQAKIGGSSTISHSLSAYFERIRILDSTTFQVPDRFAATYPGAGGCSHTAGVKIQLEYDLLSGEFSDVKIEPGKRSDQAYGATRMDMTQKNELYIRDLGYFRLQDFKSIQDKEGYYLSRLKLPTKIYRKEFETVVFKTKPAQLRPVYIQIHLEDIMNQLQPGQVYELHDVYVGSKDKLPTRIVVYRCTEEQKQKRLHDRAIREKKKGITYTERTKLLQGITVYMTNIPTEWVPKEKIYDLYSLRWQIELLFKIWKSWFRIHRCKSIKQERLECHLYGQLISILLCSSTMFKMRELLLRKKQKELSEYKAMYIIKDYFLLFHQALHKNTQELSKILLRLFNLLQRNGRKSHRYEKKTVFDILGVVYEYTTSAHQVA; translated from the coding sequence ATGAATATGCATCAAAAACAAGAGCTGTCTTTATTTGCCGAAGAGTTATATCGATATATGTCTCCCGCTAGACTTAATCAATTAGCTATAGAAGCAGGTGGAATGAAACGAAAACGTAAGTGCCATGGGCACCATTTTTTATCTTTGTGTGTATGGTTAAATCAACAAATCGCTACAACCTCTCTTACTCAACTTTGTAGTCAATTAGAAACTTCAACAGGAATTTTATTAAGTCCTGAGGGACTGAATCGACGATTTAACTCGGCTTCTGTAGCCTTCTTTCGAAATGTATTTACTACACTTCTACAAGCTAAAATTGGAGGATCATCTACAATTTCTCATTCTCTTTCTGCTTACTTTGAGCGGATTCGCATCCTTGATTCTACAACCTTTCAAGTTCCAGATCGATTCGCAGCTACTTATCCTGGTGCCGGAGGCTGTAGTCATACAGCTGGTGTGAAAATTCAATTAGAGTATGACTTGTTGAGTGGAGAGTTTTCTGATGTGAAAATTGAACCAGGAAAACGAAGTGATCAGGCATATGGGGCGACTCGAATGGACATGACACAAAAGAATGAACTATATATTCGTGACTTAGGGTATTTTCGTTTACAAGACTTTAAATCGATCCAAGATAAGGAAGGGTATTATTTATCGCGTCTTAAATTACCAACTAAAATATATAGAAAAGAATTCGAAACAGTGGTATTTAAAACAAAACCTGCTCAATTGAGACCGGTATATATACAAATTCATTTGGAAGACATCATGAACCAATTACAACCTGGCCAAGTGTATGAATTACATGATGTATATGTAGGGAGCAAAGACAAACTACCCACTCGCATTGTGGTTTATAGATGTACAGAGGAGCAAAAACAGAAACGTCTACATGATCGAGCTATTCGTGAAAAGAAAAAAGGGATTACATATACAGAGCGTACGAAACTTTTACAAGGAATTACAGTATATATGACAAACATTCCTACGGAATGGGTACCGAAAGAGAAAATCTATGATTTATATTCACTGCGTTGGCAAATTGAGCTGTTATTTAAAATATGGAAATCTTGGTTTCGAATTCATCGTTGTAAATCTATTAAACAAGAGCGATTAGAATGCCACCTTTATGGACAACTCATTAGTATCCTATTATGTTCTTCTACTATGTTTAAAATGAGAGAACTCCTGTTACGTAAGAAACAGAAAGAACTAAGTGAATATAAAGCGATGTACATAATTAAAGATTATTTCTTACTTTTTCATCAAGCACTACATAAAAACACCCAAGAATTATCAAAGATTCTCCTTCGTCTGTTTAACCTCCTACAGCGAAACGGACGAAAATCTCACAGATATGAGAAAAAAACAGTCTTTGATATTTTAGGTGTTGTGTATGAGTATACCACTTCTGCCCATCAGGTAGCATAA
- a CDS encoding DUF2187 domain-containing protein — protein MEYKIKVTIGNYVQFSYRKNSNLQLMGYVVSVLQNTIVVDISEIMGIEVDDVRQVVKHGCYNKVVHKQIKNTVS, from the coding sequence ATGGAGTATAAAATAAAGGTAACCATTGGGAATTACGTTCAATTTTCATATCGTAAAAATTCTAATTTGCAATTAATGGGATATGTAGTGAGTGTTCTACAGAATACAATTGTTGTAGATATTTCAGAGATAATGGGAATAGAAGTAGATGATGTTAGGCAAGTAGTAAAACATGGTTGCTATAATAAAGTGGTTCATAAGCAAATAAAAAATACTGTTTCATAA
- the hblB gene encoding hemolysin BL regulatory component HblB has translation MLKKIPYKILAVSTFLTMTTTYAVTPVVAFASEIEQTNNGDMSLSANEEQMKKTVQDAGLFVKSMNEYSYLLINNPDVSFEGITINGYADLPSKIVQDQKNARAHAVSWNTKVKKQLLDTLTGIIEYDTKFENHYETLVEAINTGNGDTLKKGITDLREEIQQNQKSAKVLIEELTKFKNAIGEDVRVFGSHKETLQSILKNQGAAVEDDQKRLEDLLGQVNYQKDIESKGLDMVKIPFLPTLIAGGIMIGDARGKLGWLEPELAKLRQNVDYKITLNRVVGVAFHNISDMHSAIDNAITALTYMSTQWDDLDSQYSGVLGHIDKANQKADQNRYKFLAPNLNAAKDSWKTLRTDVVTLQEGIKIAEKKEQDFMNQLRPSNVFYFYKKIHNAYTFEIKTGTNAPNASYKVMNLTKNTVHNMWSGGPNTNMWADWLSFNPKDEFAVVAVVDGKEYVVYKDKVENIMN, from the coding sequence ATGCTGAAAAAAATCCCTTATAAAATACTCGCTGTATCGACATTTTTAACTATGACAACAACTTATGCAGTTACACCAGTAGTAGCTTTTGCAAGTGAAATTGAACAAACTAACAATGGAGATATGTCTCTTTCAGCAAATGAAGAACAGATGAAAAAAACTGTGCAAGATGCTGGGTTATTTGTAAAATCTATGAATGAATATTCTTATTTGTTAATTAATAATCCGGATGTGAGTTTTGAAGGAATTACTATTAATGGATATGCAGATTTACCTAGTAAAATTGTACAAGATCAAAAGAATGCAAGAGCACATGCAGTTTCATGGAATACGAAAGTAAAAAAACAGCTTTTAGATACATTGACAGGTATTATTGAATACGATACAAAATTTGAAAATCATTATGAAACATTAGTAGAGGCGATCAATACTGGGAATGGAGATACTTTAAAAAAAGGGATTACGGATTTACGGGAGGAAATTCAACAAAATCAAAAGTCTGCAAAAGTATTAATAGAAGAATTAACTAAATTTAAAAATGCTATTGGAGAAGATGTTAGAGTATTTGGGAGCCATAAAGAGACCTTGCAGTCTATTTTAAAAAACCAAGGAGCTGCGGTAGAGGATGATCAAAAGCGTCTAGAGGACCTTTTAGGGCAAGTAAACTATCAGAAAGACATAGAATCTAAAGGATTAGACATGGTAAAGATCCCCTTTCTTCCCACATTGATTGCTGGTGGGATAATGATAGGTGATGCAAGAGGTAAGTTAGGTTGGCTAGAGCCGGAATTAGCAAAATTACGTCAGAATGTAGATTATAAGATAACATTAAATCGTGTAGTAGGAGTTGCGTTTCATAATATTAGTGATATGCATAGTGCGATTGATAATGCTATTACTGCTCTTACTTATATGTCCACGCAATGGGATGATTTAGACTCTCAATATTCGGGCGTACTGGGACATATTGATAAAGCTAATCAAAAAGCCGATCAAAATAGATATAAATTCTTAGCCCCTAACTTGAATGCAGCTAAAGACAGTTGGAAAACATTACGAACAGATGTTGTCACATTACAAGAAGGGATAAAAATTGCAGAGAAAAAAGAACAGGATTTTATGAATCAGCTTCGTCCATCAAACGTTTTCTATTTTTATAAAAAAATTCATAACGCATACACATTTGAAATAAAGACTGGAACAAATGCACCAAATGCGTCTTATAAAGTTATGAATTTAACTAAAAACACTGTTCATAATATGTGGAGTGGAGGACCAAATACAAACATGTGGGCTGACTGGCTTTCATTCAATCCAAAAGATGAATTTGCAGTGGTAGCAGTAGTGGATGGAAAAGAATATGTTGTATATAAAGACAAAGTAGAAAATATAATGAACTGA
- the hblA gene encoding hemolysin BL binding component B: protein MMKKIPYKLLAVSTFLTLTTTSVVSPVATFASGIEQTNNGDTSLSANETKMKETLQKAGLFAKSMNAYSYMLIKNPDVNFEGITINGYVDLPDRIVQDQKNARAHALTWDTQVKKQLLDTLTGIVEYDTTFDNYYETMVDAINAGDGETLKEGITDLRGEIQQNQKSAQQLIQELTKLRDAIGQDVRAFGSNKDLLQSILKNQGADVEADQKRLDEILGSVNYYKQLESDGFNVMKGALFGLPLIGGLIVLGAQGNLSKLEPTLAELRQTVDYKVTLNRVVGVAYINISEMHKALDDAINALTYMSTQWHDLDSQYSGVLGHIENAAQKADQNKFKFLKPNLNAAKDSWKTLRTDAVTLKEGIKELKVEPVTPQK from the coding sequence ATGATGAAGAAAATCCCTTATAAACTACTCGCTGTATCGACGTTTTTAACTTTGACAACAACTTCTGTTGTTTCACCAGTAGCAACTTTTGCAAGTGGAATTGAACAAACTAACAATGGAGATACGTCTCTTTCAGCAAATGAAACGAAGATGAAAGAAACTTTGCAAAAGGCTGGGTTATTTGCAAAATCTATGAATGCCTATTCTTATATGTTAATTAAAAATCCAGATGTGAACTTTGAAGGAATTACTATTAATGGATATGTAGATTTACCTGATAGAATTGTACAAGATCAAAAGAATGCAAGAGCACATGCTCTTACATGGGATACACAAGTAAAAAAACAGCTTTTAGATACATTGACAGGCATTGTTGAATACGACACAACATTTGACAATTATTATGAAACAATGGTAGATGCGATTAATGCAGGGGATGGAGAAACTTTAAAAGAAGGAATTACAGATTTACGAGGTGAAATTCAACAAAACCAAAAGTCTGCACAACAGTTAATACAAGAATTAACTAAATTAAGAGACGCTATTGGACAAGATGTTAGAGCATTTGGAAGTAATAAAGATCTCTTGCAATCGATTTTAAAAAACCAAGGAGCTGATGTTGAGGCCGATCAAAAACGTCTAGATGAAATTTTAGGATCAGTAAATTATTATAAACAATTAGAATCTGATGGATTTAATGTAATGAAGGGTGCCCTTTTTGGCCTACCGTTAATTGGTGGTCTAATAGTACTCGGAGCACAAGGTAATTTATCCAAGTTAGAGCCTACATTAGCAGAATTACGTCAGACCGTAGATTATAAAGTAACATTAAATCGTGTAGTTGGAGTTGCGTATATTAATATTAGTGAGATGCATAAGGCACTTGATGATGCTATTAACGCTCTTACTTATATGTCCACTCAGTGGCATGATTTAGATTCTCAATATTCGGGGGTGCTGGGACATATTGAGAATGCAGCCCAAAAAGCGGATCAAAATAAATTTAAATTCTTAAAACCTAACTTGAATGCAGCGAAAGACAGTTGGAAAACATTACGAACAGATGCAGTCACATTAAAAGAAGGGATAAAAGAATTAAAAGTGGAACCTGTTACTCCACAAAAATAG
- the hblD gene encoding hemolytic enterotoxin HBL lytic component L1: MKKFPFKVLTLATLATVITSTTGNTIHAFAQEQTAQEQKIGNYALGPEGLKKALAETGSHILVMDLYAKTMIKQPNVNLSNIDLGSEGGELIKNIHLNQELSRINANYWLDTAKPQIQKTARNIVNYDEQFQNYYDTLVDTVQKKDKAGLKEGINDLITTINTNSKEITDVIKMLQDFKGKLYQNSTDFKNNVGGPDGKGGLTAILAGQQATIPQLQAEIEQLRSTQKKHFDDVLAWSIGGGLGAAILVIAAIGGAVVIVVTGGTATPAVIGGLSALGAAGIGLGTAAGVTASNHMNSYNEISKKIGELGTKADLASQAVISLTNAKDTLAYLYQTVDQAILSLTNIQKQWNTMGANYTDLLDNIDSMQEHKFSLIPDDLKAAKQSWNDIHKDAEFISKDIAFKQE; the protein is encoded by the coding sequence ATGAAGAAATTTCCATTTAAAGTGTTAACTTTAGCCACACTGGCAACGGTTATAACTTCTACTACCGGTAACACTATTCATGCATTTGCACAAGAACAGACCGCTCAAGAACAGAAAATAGGGAATTATGCATTAGGGCCTGAAGGACTGAAGAAAGCATTGGCTGAAACAGGATCTCATATTCTTGTAATGGATTTGTACGCAAAAACAATGATTAAGCAACCGAATGTAAATTTATCCAATATTGATTTAGGTTCAGAAGGGGGAGAATTAATCAAAAATATTCACCTTAATCAGGAACTGTCTCGAATCAATGCGAATTATTGGCTAGATACAGCAAAACCGCAGATTCAAAAAACAGCACGTAATATTGTAAATTACGATGAACAATTTCAAAATTATTACGACACATTAGTAGATACTGTACAAAAGAAAGATAAGGCAGGCCTAAAAGAGGGCATAAATGATTTAATCACTACAATTAATACAAATTCAAAAGAAATTACAGATGTAATTAAGATGTTACAAGACTTCAAAGGGAAACTATATCAAAATTCTACAGATTTTAAAAATAATGTTGGTGGCCCAGATGGTAAAGGTGGATTAACGGCAATATTAGCAGGTCAGCAGGCAACAATTCCACAACTTCAAGCTGAAATTGAGCAACTCCGTTCTACTCAGAAAAAACATTTTGATGATGTATTAGCATGGTCAATTGGTGGTGGATTGGGAGCAGCTATTTTAGTTATTGCAGCTATTGGAGGAGCGGTAGTAATTGTCGTAACTGGCGGTACAGCAACACCGGCTGTTATTGGTGGCCTGTCGGCTCTTGGTGCAGCTGGTATCGGTTTAGGAACAGCAGCTGGTGTCACGGCGTCTAATCATATGAACTCCTATAACGAAATCTCTAAAAAAATCGGAGAATTAGGTACGAAAGCTGATCTTGCTAGCCAAGCAGTTATTTCGCTTACTAACGCGAAAGACACATTGGCATATCTGTATCAGACAGTGGATCAAGCGATACTGTCTCTAACAAATATTCAAAAGCAATGGAATACAATGGGGGCTAACTATACAGATTTACTTGATAATATCGACTCTATGCAAGAACATAAATTCTCTTTAATACCTGATGATTTAAAAGCTGCTAAACAAAGCTGGAATGATATTCATAAAGATGCAGAATTCATTTCGAAAGACATCGCTTTTAAACAAGAATAG
- the hblC gene encoding hemolysin BL lytic component L2 has protein sequence MKNKIIKGFLITSIVTGATIPINTLAMPIVQAETQQENTDISSSLRKLGAQSKLIQTYIDQALMSPNVQLEEVPALNTNQFLIKQDMKEWSSELYPHLILLNSKNKGFVTKFNSYYPTLKAFIDNKEDKEGFVDRLEVLQEMAMTNKDIVQRQINELTDLKLQLDKKLKDLDTDVTKAQDVLSSDGTGKIDQLKNELINTKKAIQNDLQQIALVPGALNEQGFVIFKEVYSLSKEIIEPVAQAGLAAYNKGKEINSTILEAETKAEQEAKEKGKTALEIESAKKAAREAIEKSKQGEIAAAAAAKTQEYDLMKAIDTEKIKKTFGAFAEMNKLTAEQRAHLDDLEKQNQKLYDLTTKLSIADLQKSMLLLMQNDLHTFANQVDVELDLMKRYKEDLNLIKNSITTLSTNVDNTNQESQKDTLRRLKNMTSYLEEQVYKF, from the coding sequence ATGAAAAATAAAATAATTAAAGGTTTTTTAATAACATCAATAGTAACTGGGGCGACTATTCCTATCAATACTCTCGCAATGCCAATCGTTCAGGCAGAAACGCAACAAGAGAATACGGATATTTCCTCATCCTTACGAAAATTAGGTGCACAATCTAAATTAATCCAAACATATATTGATCAAGCTTTAATGAGTCCTAATGTACAGCTTGAGGAAGTCCCAGCTTTAAATACAAATCAATTCCTAATCAAGCAAGATATGAAGGAATGGTCATCAGAACTTTATCCGCATTTAATTCTATTAAATTCAAAAAATAAAGGGTTTGTAACTAAATTTAATAGCTATTATCCAACATTAAAAGCGTTTATAGACAATAAAGAAGATAAAGAAGGTTTTGTGGATAGACTTGAAGTTCTTCAAGAAATGGCTATGACGAACAAAGACATTGTACAACGTCAGATTAATGAATTAACAGATCTTAAATTACAGCTTGATAAAAAACTTAAAGATCTCGATACTGATGTGACAAAAGCACAGGATGTACTAAGTTCAGATGGAACAGGGAAAATAGACCAGCTAAAAAATGAATTAATAAATACAAAAAAAGCAATTCAGAATGATTTACAACAAATAGCATTAGTACCAGGAGCTTTAAATGAACAAGGATTTGTTATATTCAAAGAAGTCTATAGTCTTTCAAAAGAAATCATTGAACCGGTTGCTCAAGCAGGGTTGGCAGCGTATAACAAAGGAAAAGAAATTAATAGCACTATTTTAGAAGCAGAGACAAAAGCAGAGCAAGAAGCGAAAGAAAAGGGTAAAACTGCTTTAGAGATTGAATCGGCAAAAAAAGCAGCTCGTGAAGCAATTGAGAAAAGCAAACAAGGTGAAATAGCTGCAGCTGCAGCCGCAAAAACGCAAGAGTATGACTTGATGAAAGCTATTGACACTGAAAAAATTAAGAAAACATTTGGTGCCTTCGCTGAAATGAATAAACTAACAGCAGAGCAGCGAGCACATTTAGATGATTTAGAGAAACAAAACCAAAAGTTATATGATTTAACAACGAAACTATCAATAGCAGATTTACAAAAATCAATGCTTCTTCTTATGCAAAATGATTTGCATACGTTTGCAAATCAAGTAGATGTAGAACTTGATCTAATGAAACGCTATAAAGAAGATTTGAATCTAATAAAAAATAGTATTACAACTTTATCTACTAATGTTGATAATACTAACCAGGAGTCTCAAAAAGATACATTAAGAAGATTAAAAAACATGACAAGTTATCTTGAAGAACAGGTTTATAAATTTTAA